Proteins from a genomic interval of Echeneis naucrates chromosome 21, fEcheNa1.1, whole genome shotgun sequence:
- the map3k19 gene encoding probable serine/threonine-protein kinase mkcC yields the protein MERSDRTKRRWQGVDETLRRKQQERDEECLVFGSGRNVDGWEQLEVSDTEDEEELGCTPLITACRKGRTEVVQHLLETGADITLCDCSQTTALHVSPPGLQQKVLGWLPRPHLPPQAQLLQASWQGNLHSLQQLLAQTARMDVNVPNSDGVTAVMLAVRDVDLFQSIETPLPWDHRPVEVVKQLLRLSADLQLRDHGGCSALRYAANINSPLREEIIHVMVEALSHTEAAPASPPALEKYSYQDLDSDFDIEVDIESLYSNRSAVTSPTQTHTHQDLLYSHTRKELESAGSQPLPDHKDLRQGDKGIPLCHQNTMETQRDMRQAYQDTGRGSRGGLSLPSVNDNTRRWGHLYPTPSCGLQITRTPCVPVSPRHRQRTRSVVAVCTATPGLLSVAEPSQLSQSAPSIMEPLLCSKAMTQARVHIQTRLGSQDTVNEQQSCKGLHSRTPKLLAPLRSRPRDSTALPMLKHQVPLRPISQGPICSRTMLDRPSWGSQHVAPPTTTKGGSEESGSSSGHSSIDLEDDERDIEERASEDSHLKFVGDRLLQNSKEVKSTEADLVEETRQPFQYQSRISHIPPIHQSAQNLDGQPISHNRLDTKKARNSHCEGKATNVNYIREFVDNQTFTKCNNEKQIDMLSHHKDAVNNEMSVTSDPKDKNHVGSNTEPGTDISDVIVFEMSNDQTDGTALSERNHKNDLQHIQPAEETIKDSCDKDTQVDNPVIHSAEDARFYLHSGAVGETQRLNAALNLSLSDIGANADEMMLKAPNSAWNQERRTSKSRELRANNKTNKSNSNLQGHQDHSIWKKSKKNLKYSPLSTQVGDKTRRSPELIISGAAAASRGTSKLKSVKGAHRTTDAPSLQKKVINHPQSKKANPDKLNSSRAQPPVRELKSAQPLKRLSVAGTPRSKSAVDFITYKDMFQQIQSHNEGPAIYEMFAGPVYDNLRVSSSCEKTTDRQVQSAASKKMQQSSKVKHRAMKQPPSKVRRSPGESMQVSVKSKARLASSRVTPQLTPLSRKSSYIPKQETELVHNSAPEKTEDHILSTIEEAHSTHGFKTFKSDEKTHTTPTITPCAEDSHHMLMNMQDIIVDSPKGNPNRPPVPESVLQHNTQQPKIYTWTSSSSSSHTVMSPIYQKFLNEVGDGPLTDDLLQCLAEELISLDERDVSTGLCPQNQESSIKESKRDDDTGSIANVFPEVISTDSRPLRGSGGAADDVITWTKGEVLGRGAYGTVYCGLTSHGQLIAVKQVSLDSSDPDAANREYSRLQGEVELLKTLSHSNIVGFLGTSLYQHVVSIFMEYIPGGSIASILHRFGPLPERVLVLYTHQILKGVAYLHLNRVIHRDLKGNNLMLMPTGIIKLIDFGCARRLSCLNHSASTSGDLLRSVHGTPYWMAPEVINETGYGRKSDIWSVGCTVFEMATGKPPLAHMDKIAALFYIGAQRGLMPTLPDGFSDNAKDFVKICLTRDQRLRPSADQLLKHSFIPKMETGVNSSETQKNFCGHPQGHCD from the exons ATGGAGAGAAGTGACAGGACAAAGAGGAGGTGGCAGGGCGTTGATGAGACGCTGAGAaggaagcagcaggagagagatgaggagtGTTTGGTTTTCGGCTCTGGACGAAATGTGGATGGCTGGGAGCAGCTGGAGGTCTCTGACAcggaagatgaggaggagctaGGATGCACTCCACTCATCACTGCCTGCCGTAAAGGCAGGACTGAA GTGGTGCAGCACCTTCTAGAGACCGGGGCAGATATCACCTTATGTGACTGCAGCCAGACGACGGCGCTCCATGTCAGTCCTCCGGGGCTCCAGCAAAAAGTGTTGGGCTGGCTGCCAAGGCCTCATCTGCCTCCCCAGGCACAACTGCTGCAGGCTTCATGGCAGGGAAACTTGCACTCCTTACAGCAGCTACTG GCTCAGACAGCCAGGATGGATGTGAACGTTCCCAACAGTGACGGCGTGACAGCCGTGATGCTCGCCGTCAGGGACGTCGACCTGTTTCAGAGCATAGAGACACCCTTACCGTGGGACCACAGACCTGTGGAGGTGGTCAAGCAGCTGCTACGACTCTCAGC TGATCTGCAGCTACGAGACCACGGTGGCTGTTCTGCTCTGCGCTATGCTGCCAACATCAATAGCCCTCTGAGGGAGGAGATCATTCATGTGATGGTCGAGGCCCTGAGTCatacag AAGCTGCTCCTGCATCACCCCCGGCCCTGGAGAAATACTCATACCAGGATTTGGACTCAGACTTTGACATTGAGGTGGACATCGAGAGCCTTTATTCTAATCGTTCGGCAGTAACCtcccccacacagacacacacccatcaAGACCTACTGTACAGCCACACCAGG AAAGAGCTGGAGTCTGCAGGTAGTCAGCCTCTACCTGATCATAAAGATCTCAGGCAAG gagATAAGGGGATCCCCCTCTGTCACCAAAACACcatggaaacacagagagacatgaGACAAGCCTACCAGGACACAGGGAGGGGAAGCAG AGGAGGTTTATCTCTGCCAAGTGTGAACGACAACACCAGACGCTGGGGTCACTTGTATCCCACACCTTCATGTGGGTTGCAGATTACCAGGACCCCCTGTGTCCCCGTTTCCCCCAGACACAG GCAGAGGACAAGAAGTGTGGTTGCCGTGTGCACAGCTACCCCTGGGCTCCTGTCTGTGGCTGAGCCCAGCCAGCTCAGCCAATCTGCCCCCAGCATCATGGAACCACTGCTGTGTTCAAAGGCCATGACGCAGGCCAGGGTACACATCCAGACCC GATTGGGTTCTCAAGATACTGTCAATGAACAACAG TCCTGTAAGGGTCTGCATTCCCGAACACCCAAACTGTTGGCTCCACTTAGGAGTAGGCCCAGAGACAGTACAGCTCTACCAATGCTAAAGCACCAAGTTCCCCTGAGGCCCATCAGCCAAGGCCCCATTTGCTCCAGGACCATGCTGGACAGACCGTCCTGGGGCAGCCAACACGTTGCCCCCCCCACTACTACTAAGGGTGGCAGTGAGGAGAGCGGGTCCAGCAGCGGCCACAGCTCCATCGATCTGGAGGATGATGAGAGGGATATAGAGGAGAGAGCCTCAGAGGACAGCCATCTGAAGTTTGTTGGCGACAGGCTTTTGCAGAATTCAAAGGAAGTGAAGTCTACTGAGGCTGATTTGGTTGAGGAGACAAGGCAGCCTTTTCAATACCAGTCAAGGATCAGTCATATTCCGCCAATTCACCAATCAGCACAGAACCTGGATGGACAGCCTATCAGTCACAATCGTCTTGACACTAAAAAAGCTAGAAATTCTCACTGTGAAGGCAAAGCCACCAATGTGAATTATATAAGAGAGTTTGTTGACaatcaaacatttacaaaatgtaacAATGAGAAACAAATTGACATGCTGAGTCATCATAAAGACGCTGTGAACAATGAAATGTCAGTCACATCAGACCCTAAAGACAAAAACCATGTGGGAAGTAACACAGAACCTGGAACTGACATTAGCGATGTAATTGTATTTGAAATGAGTAATGACCAGACTGATGGAACTGCACTCTCTGAGAGGAATCACAAAAATGATCTGCAGCACATTCAACCGGCAGAAGAAACCATTAAAGATTCCTGTGATAAAGACACCCAAGTAGATAACCCAGTCATTCACAGTGCTGAGGATGCAAGGTTTTACCTTCACAGTGGTGCTGTGGGGGAAACTCAGCGCCTTAATGCAGCCCTAAACCTTTCTCTGTCCGATATTGGTGCCAATGCAGATGAGATGATGTTGAAAGCCCCAAACTCTGCCTGGAACCAAGAGAGAAGAACCAGCAAGAGCCGTGAACTAAGGGCaaataataaaactaacaaaTCAAACTCCAACCTACAAGGACATCAAGACCACAGTATTtggaaaaaatccaaaaagaatCTGAAGTACTCTCCTCTATCCACACAAGTAGGGGATAAAACCAGGAGAAGCCCTGAGCTAATTATCAGTGGAGCGGCCGCAGCCAGTAGAGGCACTTCAAAGCTTAAATCAGTAAAAGGTGCTCATCGTACCACTGACGCCCCGTCGCTACAAAAGAAGGTTATCAATCATCCACAGAGCAAAAAGGCCAATCCAGACAAACTGAACAGCAGTAGAGCTCAACCTCCAGTGAGGGAGCTGAAGAGCGCCCAGCCGCTGAAGAGACTCAGTGTAGCGGGGACGCCGAGGTCGAAATCTGCTGTGGACTTCATCACCTATAAAGATATGTTTCAGCAGATACAGAGCCACAACGAAGGCCCCGCCATCTATGAGATGTTTGCAGGCCCTGTCTATGATAATCTTAGGGTTTCTAGCTCCTGTGAGAAAACAACGGACAGACAAGTGCAGTCTGCCGCATCTAAGAAGATGCAACAGTCCTCTAAAGTCAAACACAGAGCCATGAAACAGCCTCCGTCTAAGGTGAGGAGAAGCCCTGGGGAGAGCATGCAGGTCTCAGTGAAAAGCAAAGCAAGACTTGCATCTTCCAGAGTGACACCTCAACTCACACCCCTTTCAAGAAAGAGCTCTTATATTCCCAAACAGGAGACTGAATTAGTTCACAATAGTGCTCCAGAAAAGACTGAGGATCATATATTATCCACCATAGAGGAGGCTCATTCAACACATGGCTTTAAAACATTCAAATCTGATGAGAAAACACATACGACGCCAACAATTACACCATGTGCTGAAGATTCTCATCACATGCTGATGAATATGCAGGATATTATTGTGGATTCACCAAAAGGAAACCCGAACAGACCACCAGTTCCCGAGTCCGTGTTACAGCACAACACCCAACAGCCAAAGATCTACACTTGGAcatcctccagcagcagcagccacactgTTATGTCACCAATTTACCAGAAGTTTCTAAATGAAGTGGGAGATGGGCCGCTCACAGATGACCTGCTGCAATGTCTGGCTGAGGAGTTGATCTCGCTAGACGAGAGGGATGTTTCCACAGGCCTGTGTCCTCAAAACCAGGAATCAAGCATTAAGGAGTCCAAGAGAGATGATGATACTGGATCAATAGCAAATGTGTTTCCCGAG GTCATTTCGACGGACAGCAGACCTCTGCGAGGCTCAGGAGGGgctgctgatgatgtcatcacatgGACAAAGGGTGAGGTGCTTGGCAGGGGAGCCTATGGGACA GTGTATTGTGGCCTGACCAGCCACGGCCAGCTGATAGCTGTGAAGCAGGTCAGTCTGGACAGCTCTGACCCCGATGCCGCAAACAGGGAGTACAGTCGCCTGCAGGGAGAGGTGGAATTGCTTAAAACGCTGAGCCACAGCAACATTGTGGGCTTTTTGGGGACTTCGCTTTATCAGCATGTGGTTTCGATCTTCATGGAGTACATCCCAGGAGGATCTATCGCTAGCATCCTTCACAG GTTTGGTCCTCTGCCAGAGCGAGTTCTGGTTCTGTACACCCATCAGATCCTGAAAGGGGTGGCCTACCTTCACCTGAACAGGGTGATTCATCGAGACTTGAAAGGAAACAACCTGATGCTGATGCCCACCGGCATCATCAAGCTTATAGACTTCGGCTGTGCACGGCGTCTCAGTTGCTTGAACCACTCAGCAAGCACCAGTGGAGACCTGCTTAGGTCCGTTCATGGTACACCTTACTGGATGGCACCAGAG GTTATCAATGAGACAGGATATGGCAGGAAATCAGATATATGGAGTGTAGGTTGCACAGTGTTTGAAATGGCCACAGGGAAACCACCACTTGCACACATGGACAAGATAGCTGCATTGTTCTACATTGGTGCTCAGAGAGGATTGATGCCTACCTTACCAGATGGGTTCTCAGATAATGCCAAAGATTTTGTAAAAATCTGCCTAACAAG agaccagagactacGGCCATCTGCAGACCAGCTCCTGAAGCATTCTTTTATCCCCAAAATGGAGACAGGAGTGAACtcttcagaaacacagaagaactTCTGTGGTCACCCACAGGGACACTGTGATTAA